Proteins encoded within one genomic window of Anastrepha ludens isolate Willacy chromosome 4, idAnaLude1.1, whole genome shotgun sequence:
- the LOC128862435 gene encoding transient receptor potential cation channel subfamily V member 5 isoform X2 — MGNTESNVTSGVKKQAGVSTQALYKFVNLKGGGLLVDMMKRACQTKQFAEIDHAIKTKVEPFLYNKGAGRYFPISKLVLLRNKERARTKQLPEIRALENPDDDFNIHDYCTEVSEAEYISNPSAYRFVCWNLNERGAVGETILHLCLLNATSLHADLAKRLLKFYPKLILDVYMCDEYYGESVLHIAIVNEDPAMVKYLLDAGADVQERCCGAFMSAEDQKASRYDSPDHEYVGVQPITNYDGYVYWGEYPLSFAACLSQEDCFRLVLARGADPNLQDTNGNTSLHMLVIYEKIEMFDVAYEVGTNIHLRNMQNLTAMTLAAKLGRVEMFFHIMSIEREIYWQLGSITCAAYPLSMIDTIDVETGNINKDSVLNFVVFGDKLEHLELLDGVVIDLLKTKWESFVKSRFYKQFYMFSFYFLFSLVSFISRPGPSAKNEEDDDDEGGEVSVSQATNSTSAFRKGDKWLKRLIKRAIDKIEYKTFWLNFTDYFDDNDVELGPSWWASYAECPLMNMESDLAKVRIVAEIIIFFGSILYLLAALREARFLGYKMFVENMMTAPSRVMFLFSCALMMTIPWLRLSCLTEIDDHVAVFIMLTTAPYFLFFCRGFKTVGPFVVMIYRMVMGDLIRFVSIYLVFVMGFSQAYYIIFLTFDNPATPEEIDDSETNPMPSPMESIVAMFLMSLTNFGDYFGGMGSTQHEYEAKSLFFLFMVIVSVLLVNMLIAMMGNTYQKIAEIRNEWQRQWARIVLVVERSVPPAERLKNFMHYSQPMSDGRRALVLRLNMSVNKEEMKEVQEMKRIHQRFSKKRQAEREARARKRQEEYEKFFGTQPKSENNNPC; from the exons ATGGGGAATACGGAGAGCAATGTTACGAGTGGCGTGAAGAAGCAAGCTGGTGTTTCCACACAGGCGCTTTACAAATTTGTGAATCTCAAAGGCGGCGGTCTACTGGTGGATATGATGAAGCGTGCCTGCCAAACGAAACAATTTGCGGAAATCGATCACGCAATCAAAACGAAAGTCGAACCATTTCTCTACAATAAGGGTGCCGGCCGTTATTTTCCCATTTCGAAATTGGTGCTCTTGCGTAATAAGGAACGCGCACGCACCAAACAGTTGCCCGAGATCAGAGCGCTCGAGAATCCGGATGATGATTTTAATATACACGACTATTGCACCGAGGTTTCGGAGGCCGAGTACATTTCGAATCCGAGCGCATATCGTTTTGTCTGCTGGaatttaaat GAACGTGGCGCTGTTGGTGAAACCATATTGCATCTCTGTCTGCTGAACGCCACATCGCTGCATGCTGACCTCGCCAAACGCTTGCTTAAGTTCTATCCGAAACTCATACTCGATGTGTACATGTGTGATGAATATTATGGCGAAAGTGTGCTGCACATTGCGATCGTTAACGAGGATCCGGCTATGGTAAAATATCTGCTAGACGCGGGCGCAGATGTGCAGGAACG CTGCTGCGGCGCCTTCATGTCCGCCGAGGATCAGAAAGCTTCTCGCTACGACTCACCTGATCACGAATATGTCGGCGTACAGCCGATAACCAACTACGATGGCTATGTCTATTGGGGCGAATATCCGCTGAGTTTCGCTGCTTGCCTTTCGCAGGAAGACTGCTTTCGCTTGGTGTTGGCACGTGGCGCTGATCCCAATCTGCAGGACACAAATGGTAACACTTCGCTGCATATGCTGGTGATCTATGAGAAGATCGAAATGTTCGATGTCGCTTACGAGGTGGGCACCAATATACATTTACGAAATATGCAAAATCTGACCGCAATGACGTTGGCGGCGAAATTGGGACGCGTCGAAATGTTTTTCCATATAATGAGCATCGAACGCGAGATTTACTGGCAATTGGGCAGCATTACTTGTGCAGCGTATCCTCTATCGATGATCGATACGATCGATGTGGAGACCGGAAATATCAACAAGGACTCGGTTTTGAATTTTGTGGTGTTTGGT GACAAACTGGAGCACTTGGAGCTGCTGGACGGTGTGGtgattgatttgttgaagaccAAATGGGAATCTTTTGTCAAGTCGCGTTTCTACAAACAATTCTATATGTtctcgttttattttttattttcgttagtCAGTTTCATTTCGCGACCTGGTCCATCTGCGAAAAACGAGGAGGACGATGATGATGAAGGTGGGGAGGTCTCAGTGTCGCAAGCCACAAATAGCACGTCTGCGTTCCGCAAAGGCGATAAGTGGCTAAAACGACTAATCAAACGCGCAATCGACAAGATAGAATATA AAACTTTTTGGCTAAACTTCACCGATTACTTCGACGACAACGACGTTGAGCTGGGTCCATCATGGTGGGCGAGTTATGCTGAGTGTCCGCTAATGAACATGGAATCGGACTTGGCAAAG GTGCGCATTGTTGCAGAAATCATCATATTCTTTGGTTCGATTTTATACTTATTGGCGGCTCTGCGCGAGGCGCGCTTTTTAGGCTATAAAATGTTTGTCGAAAATATG ATGACAGCGCCTTCGAGGGTCATGTTTCTTTTCTCCTGTGCGCTCATGATGACTATACCCTGGCTGAGATTATCGTGTTTAACCGAAATCGATGATCATGTCGCGGTCTTCATAATGCTCACTACAGCTCCTTACTTTCTATTTTTCTGTCG CGGCTTTAAAACCGTCGGTCCCTTCGTTGTGATGATCTATCGCATGGTCATGGGTGATCTCATACGTTTCGTCTCAATCTATCTCGTATTTGTGATGGGCTTTTCGCAAGCCTACTACATTATTTTCCTTACATTCGATAATCCCGCGACACCCGAGGAAATCGACGATTCTGAAACAAATCCAATGCCCTCGCCAATGGAATCCATAGTGGCTATGTTTCTGATGTCGCTCACCAATTTTGGCGACTACTTCGGCGGTATGGGTTCTACGCAACATGAATATGAAGCGAAATCACTTTTCTTCCTCTTCATGGTAATCGTGAGCGTGTTACTGGTGAACATGTTGATCGCCATGATGGGCAACACTTATCAAAAGATCGCCGAAATACGCAATGAATGGCAACGCCAGTGGGCGCGCATTGTTTTGGTGGTGGAGCGTAGTGTGCCGCCAGCTGAGCGGTTGAAGAACTTCATGCACTACAGTCAACCAATGTCGGATGGGCGGCGTGCATTGGTGCTGCGCCTAAATATGAGTGTAA ACAAGGAAGAGATGAAGGAAGTCCAGGAAATGAAACGCATACACCAACGATTTTCCAAGAAACGTCAGGCTGAGCGGGAGGCGCGTGCTCGTAAGAGGCAGGAAGagtatgagaaattttttggCACACAACCGAAAAGCGAAAATAATAACCCCTGCTAA
- the LOC128862435 gene encoding transient receptor potential cation channel subfamily V member 5 isoform X1, whose translation MGNTESNVTSGVKKQAGVSTQALYKFVNLKGGGLLVDMMKRACQTKQFAEIDHAIKTKVEPFLYNKGAGRYFPISKLVLLRNKERARTKQLPEIRALENPDDDFNIHDYCTEVSEAEYISNPSAYRFVCWNLNERGAVGETILHLCLLNATSLHADLAKRLLKFYPKLILDVYMCDEYYGESVLHIAIVNEDPAMVKYLLDAGADVQERCCGAFMSAEDQKASRYDSPDHEYVGVQPITNYDGYVYWGEYPLSFAACLSQEDCFRLVLARGADPNLQDTNGNTSLHMLVIYEKIEMFDVAYEVGTNIHLRNMQNLTAMTLAAKLGRVEMFFHIMSIEREIYWQLGSITCAAYPLSMIDTIDVETGNINKDSVLNFVVFGDKLEHLELLDGVVIDLLKTKWESFVKSRFYKQFYMFSFYFLFSLVSFISRPGPSAKNEEDDDDEGGEVSVSQATNSTSAFRKGDKWLKRLIKRAIDKIEYKTFWLNFTDYFDDNDVELGPSWWASYAECPLMNMESDLAKVRIVAEIIIFFGSILYLLAALREARFLGYKMFVENMMTAPSRVMFLFSCALMMTIPWLRLSCLTEIDDHVAVFIMLTTAPYFLFFCRGFKTVGPFVVMIYRMVMGDLIRFVSIYLVFVMGFSQAYYIIFLTFDNPATPEEIDDSETNPMPSPMESIVAMFLMSLTNFGDYFGGMGSTQHEYEAKSLFFLFMVIVSVLLVNMLIAMMGNTYQKIAEIRNEWQRQWARIVLVVERSVPPAERLKNFMHYSQPMSDGRRALVLRLNMSDEDKEEMKEVQEMKRIHQRFSKKRQAEREARARKRQEEYEKFFGTQPKSENNNPC comes from the exons ATGGGGAATACGGAGAGCAATGTTACGAGTGGCGTGAAGAAGCAAGCTGGTGTTTCCACACAGGCGCTTTACAAATTTGTGAATCTCAAAGGCGGCGGTCTACTGGTGGATATGATGAAGCGTGCCTGCCAAACGAAACAATTTGCGGAAATCGATCACGCAATCAAAACGAAAGTCGAACCATTTCTCTACAATAAGGGTGCCGGCCGTTATTTTCCCATTTCGAAATTGGTGCTCTTGCGTAATAAGGAACGCGCACGCACCAAACAGTTGCCCGAGATCAGAGCGCTCGAGAATCCGGATGATGATTTTAATATACACGACTATTGCACCGAGGTTTCGGAGGCCGAGTACATTTCGAATCCGAGCGCATATCGTTTTGTCTGCTGGaatttaaat GAACGTGGCGCTGTTGGTGAAACCATATTGCATCTCTGTCTGCTGAACGCCACATCGCTGCATGCTGACCTCGCCAAACGCTTGCTTAAGTTCTATCCGAAACTCATACTCGATGTGTACATGTGTGATGAATATTATGGCGAAAGTGTGCTGCACATTGCGATCGTTAACGAGGATCCGGCTATGGTAAAATATCTGCTAGACGCGGGCGCAGATGTGCAGGAACG CTGCTGCGGCGCCTTCATGTCCGCCGAGGATCAGAAAGCTTCTCGCTACGACTCACCTGATCACGAATATGTCGGCGTACAGCCGATAACCAACTACGATGGCTATGTCTATTGGGGCGAATATCCGCTGAGTTTCGCTGCTTGCCTTTCGCAGGAAGACTGCTTTCGCTTGGTGTTGGCACGTGGCGCTGATCCCAATCTGCAGGACACAAATGGTAACACTTCGCTGCATATGCTGGTGATCTATGAGAAGATCGAAATGTTCGATGTCGCTTACGAGGTGGGCACCAATATACATTTACGAAATATGCAAAATCTGACCGCAATGACGTTGGCGGCGAAATTGGGACGCGTCGAAATGTTTTTCCATATAATGAGCATCGAACGCGAGATTTACTGGCAATTGGGCAGCATTACTTGTGCAGCGTATCCTCTATCGATGATCGATACGATCGATGTGGAGACCGGAAATATCAACAAGGACTCGGTTTTGAATTTTGTGGTGTTTGGT GACAAACTGGAGCACTTGGAGCTGCTGGACGGTGTGGtgattgatttgttgaagaccAAATGGGAATCTTTTGTCAAGTCGCGTTTCTACAAACAATTCTATATGTtctcgttttattttttattttcgttagtCAGTTTCATTTCGCGACCTGGTCCATCTGCGAAAAACGAGGAGGACGATGATGATGAAGGTGGGGAGGTCTCAGTGTCGCAAGCCACAAATAGCACGTCTGCGTTCCGCAAAGGCGATAAGTGGCTAAAACGACTAATCAAACGCGCAATCGACAAGATAGAATATA AAACTTTTTGGCTAAACTTCACCGATTACTTCGACGACAACGACGTTGAGCTGGGTCCATCATGGTGGGCGAGTTATGCTGAGTGTCCGCTAATGAACATGGAATCGGACTTGGCAAAG GTGCGCATTGTTGCAGAAATCATCATATTCTTTGGTTCGATTTTATACTTATTGGCGGCTCTGCGCGAGGCGCGCTTTTTAGGCTATAAAATGTTTGTCGAAAATATG ATGACAGCGCCTTCGAGGGTCATGTTTCTTTTCTCCTGTGCGCTCATGATGACTATACCCTGGCTGAGATTATCGTGTTTAACCGAAATCGATGATCATGTCGCGGTCTTCATAATGCTCACTACAGCTCCTTACTTTCTATTTTTCTGTCG CGGCTTTAAAACCGTCGGTCCCTTCGTTGTGATGATCTATCGCATGGTCATGGGTGATCTCATACGTTTCGTCTCAATCTATCTCGTATTTGTGATGGGCTTTTCGCAAGCCTACTACATTATTTTCCTTACATTCGATAATCCCGCGACACCCGAGGAAATCGACGATTCTGAAACAAATCCAATGCCCTCGCCAATGGAATCCATAGTGGCTATGTTTCTGATGTCGCTCACCAATTTTGGCGACTACTTCGGCGGTATGGGTTCTACGCAACATGAATATGAAGCGAAATCACTTTTCTTCCTCTTCATGGTAATCGTGAGCGTGTTACTGGTGAACATGTTGATCGCCATGATGGGCAACACTTATCAAAAGATCGCCGAAATACGCAATGAATGGCAACGCCAGTGGGCGCGCATTGTTTTGGTGGTGGAGCGTAGTGTGCCGCCAGCTGAGCGGTTGAAGAACTTCATGCACTACAGTCAACCAATGTCGGATGGGCGGCGTGCATTGGTGCTGCGCCTAAATATGAGT gatgaAGACAAGGAAGAGATGAAGGAAGTCCAGGAAATGAAACGCATACACCAACGATTTTCCAAGAAACGTCAGGCTGAGCGGGAGGCGCGTGCTCGTAAGAGGCAGGAAGagtatgagaaattttttggCACACAACCGAAAAGCGAAAATAATAACCCCTGCTAA